TCGGACGAATAACAAAAACGAATATAGCCAAGGCTTTCGTTGCCTTAGCCAGTGAATAATGGGTAAGGGCGGCAGCAGCCCGGTAATGCATGGAGGATGCTTATGGAACAGTCTATGATTTATGTTGTTTCAGATTCAGTTGGAGAAACAGCTGACTTAGTAACAAAAGCAGCCGTCAGTCAATTCAGCGGTGAGAACATTATCTTGAAGCGCATTCCATTCGTGGAGGATGTTTCAACCATTGATGAGGTGCTGAGTCTGGCAGAAATCAATAATGGCGTGATTGCTTATACATTAGTGAAGCCGGAAATCCGCTCATATATGAAAGAAAGGGCAGCCAAGATGAATGTCGTAGCTTATGACATTATCGGCCCCTTGATTGATATTCTTGAGCAAAAATACGGAACAAGCGCATTAAATAAGCCAGGTCTTGTCCGCAAATTGGATGAGAATTATTTCAAAAGAGTAGAAGCAATTGAATTTGCCGTAAAATATGACGACGGCAGGGACCCAAAAGGCATCCTGAAGGCTGATGTCATCTTAATCGGGGTATCTAGAACATCCAAGACACCATTGTCTCAGTTTCTTGCCCATAAACGGGTCAAGGTAGCCAATGTGCCATTGGTACCTGAGGTGGAACCGCCAGAGGAGTTATTTGATATCGATCCGAAGAAGTGCATCGGACTGAGGATAAGTGCTGATAAGCTTAACCATATCAGGAAGGAACGCCTAAAATCAT
This DNA window, taken from Pradoshia eiseniae, encodes the following:
- a CDS encoding pyruvate, water dikinase regulatory protein, with translation MEQSMIYVVSDSVGETADLVTKAAVSQFSGENIILKRIPFVEDVSTIDEVLSLAEINNGVIAYTLVKPEIRSYMKERAAKMNVVAYDIIGPLIDILEQKYGTSALNKPGLVRKLDENYFKRVEAIEFAVKYDDGRDPKGILKADVILIGVSRTSKTPLSQFLAHKRVKVANVPLVPEVEPPEELFDIDPKKCIGLRISADKLNHIRKERLKSLGLNDNAVYANMERIHEELDYFDRIVNRLNCPVVDVTNKAVEETANIIIDIISKRN